The following are encoded in a window of Geothermobacter ehrlichii genomic DNA:
- the proX gene encoding glycine betaine/L-proline ABC transporter substrate-binding protein ProX, whose product MKRLLFALLILALAMPGYASSDKPGKGVTVRPARATWNTGYFQAALVEEGLRELGYKLKKTKELQNPLFYQAVALGDVDYWPNGWFPNHTSQMPKGWQDKVEIVGYVVKAGGLQGYLVSKKDVEKYNIKSLDDFKRPEVKRAFDDNGDGKADLTACPPGWGCEKVISHHLDVYGLKDHINPIKAGYSASMADTLARYKAGKPVFFYTWAPNWTIGKLKPGRDVMWINVPKIVPKESQMPGKDRMTVSGVTGAVTDPLKAGFVVSDIRIVANKKFLAKNPAAKKFFEVFTLPLSDINQQNTRMQDGENSPKDIKRHVKEWIQKNQQKWNSWLEAARKAAK is encoded by the coding sequence ATGAAACGACTGCTGTTTGCATTGTTGATTCTGGCCTTGGCCATGCCGGGCTACGCGAGTTCAGACAAGCCGGGCAAAGGTGTTACGGTACGGCCTGCCCGCGCCACCTGGAATACCGGTTATTTTCAGGCCGCTTTGGTCGAGGAAGGGCTTAGGGAGCTAGGTTACAAACTAAAAAAAACCAAAGAACTGCAGAATCCGCTTTTCTATCAGGCCGTTGCGCTTGGTGACGTCGACTATTGGCCAAACGGATGGTTTCCGAACCACACCAGTCAAATGCCAAAAGGGTGGCAGGATAAGGTGGAAATTGTCGGTTATGTTGTAAAAGCCGGTGGTCTGCAGGGATACTTGGTTTCAAAAAAGGATGTTGAAAAATACAACATCAAGTCGCTGGATGACTTTAAGCGTCCAGAGGTCAAGAGGGCTTTTGACGACAATGGTGACGGCAAGGCAGATCTGACCGCTTGCCCTCCCGGCTGGGGCTGCGAAAAGGTCATCAGTCACCATCTGGACGTTTACGGCTTGAAAGACCACATCAATCCGATCAAAGCCGGCTACTCTGCCAGCATGGCCGACACCTTGGCCCGTTACAAAGCTGGCAAACCAGTTTTCTTTTACACTTGGGCACCGAACTGGACCATCGGTAAACTGAAGCCGGGCCGGGACGTGATGTGGATTAACGTACCGAAGATCGTGCCAAAAGAATCCCAGATGCCGGGCAAGGATCGAATGACTGTCAGCGGCGTTACGGGTGCAGTTACCGACCCCCTCAAAGCAGGTTTTGTTGTCAGCGACATCCGGATTGTTGCCAACAAGAAGTTTCTCGCCAAAAACCCGGCTGCTAAGAAATTCTTCGAGGTTTTTACTTTACCGCTTTCCGATATCAACCAGCAGAACACTCGCATGCAGGATGGCGAAAACTCGCCGAAGGATATCAAGCGTCACGTCAAGGAGTGGATTCAAAAAAACCAGCAAAAATGGAACAGCTGGCTTGAGGCGGCACGTAAGGCAGCCAAATAG
- a CDS encoding ABC transporter permease has translation MNFFNFEEQLIPLDEWVQAFVDWLVANYRDIFQAVKTPVEWSLKGLEWFFSALPPWLVILIFAVAAWRFAGKRVSCFTVMTFLLIGSLGLWEDTMTTLSMVICSVAFCAVTGIPLGVLAGRSDRFEMILRPFLDAMQTTPAFVYLVPVVMLFSIGTVSGILATIVFALPPIIRLTSLGIRQVHPELVEAALAFGATDWQVLRKVQFPLAMPSIMAGLNQTIMMALSMVVIAALIGAGGLGNPVVQGLNTLEIGMATVGGLAIVLLAMVLDRITQGIGKK, from the coding sequence ATGAATTTTTTCAACTTTGAAGAGCAGCTTATCCCGTTGGACGAGTGGGTCCAGGCCTTTGTCGATTGGCTGGTGGCCAATTATCGTGACATTTTCCAAGCCGTAAAGACTCCAGTAGAGTGGAGCCTGAAGGGGCTTGAGTGGTTTTTCAGTGCCTTGCCTCCTTGGCTGGTGATCCTGATTTTTGCCGTCGCCGCTTGGCGATTTGCGGGCAAGCGGGTGTCCTGTTTTACCGTAATGACCTTCCTTCTGATTGGCAGTCTTGGCCTCTGGGAAGATACTATGACCACTCTGTCGATGGTGATCTGCTCCGTGGCCTTCTGTGCCGTCACTGGAATCCCGCTGGGGGTATTGGCAGGCCGCAGCGACCGTTTCGAAATGATCCTGCGTCCCTTCCTCGATGCCATGCAGACCACTCCGGCCTTTGTCTACTTGGTACCGGTGGTGATGCTGTTCAGTATCGGCACTGTCTCGGGAATTCTTGCCACCATTGTCTTTGCCCTGCCGCCGATCATTCGCTTGACCAGCCTTGGTATCCGTCAAGTTCATCCCGAACTGGTCGAAGCGGCTCTCGCCTTTGGTGCTACAGACTGGCAGGTATTGCGTAAGGTACAATTCCCGTTGGCTATGCCGTCGATCATGGCCGGCCTTAATCAGACAATCATGATGGCGTTGTCCATGGTAGTCATCGCTGCCCTGATCGGTGCCGGTGGGCTTGGTAACCCAGTGGTTCAGGGGCTCAACACCTTGGAGATCGGTATGGCTACCGTTGGTGGCTTAGCCATAGTTTTGCTTGCGATGGTCTTGGATCGGATCACTCAGGGGATTGGTAAGAAATAA
- the proV gene encoding glycine betaine/L-proline ABC transporter ATP-binding protein ProV has translation MDMTPKIAVKNLFKIFGPHPEKARKLLDQGLSKEEILEKTETTIAVQDASFEVYDGEIFVIMGLSGSGKSTMVRMLNRLIEPTSGQIFVDGEEITKMSKEQLIQLRREKMSMVFQSFALMPHLTVLQNVAFGLEMAGADRNSREARALQALKQVGLEAWAQSLPEELSGGMQQRVGLARGLATDPDVLLMDEAFSALDPLIRTEMQDELLKLQANQKRTIVFISHDLDEAMRIGDRIAIMEGGRVVQVGTPEEILQNPADDYVRAFFRGVDPTNILTAGDIAVDNQVTIVIVDGKSPRAALQRLIKNDRGYGYVVDSNRTFKGIVSTDSLREVIERPESEQTIPNAYLEGVQPASVNDFMQDILPEITKHPWPLPVLDDDGKYLGAISKNLFLRTLHRSESRQ, from the coding sequence ATGGACATGACTCCCAAGATAGCAGTTAAAAACTTGTTTAAAATTTTTGGCCCCCATCCGGAAAAGGCACGTAAACTGCTTGATCAGGGGTTAAGTAAAGAAGAGATCCTTGAGAAGACTGAAACCACTATCGCTGTTCAAGATGCTAGTTTCGAAGTTTACGACGGCGAAATCTTCGTCATTATGGGGCTTTCAGGGTCAGGAAAGTCTACTATGGTCCGTATGCTTAATCGGCTTATCGAGCCGACGAGCGGCCAAATATTCGTTGATGGTGAAGAGATCACCAAAATGAGCAAGGAGCAGCTGATTCAGTTGCGCCGTGAGAAGATGAGTATGGTTTTCCAGTCCTTTGCCCTAATGCCACACCTGACAGTGCTGCAAAATGTTGCCTTTGGTCTGGAGATGGCCGGTGCAGATCGTAACTCCCGTGAAGCCAGGGCTCTCCAGGCTCTCAAACAGGTTGGTCTTGAAGCTTGGGCGCAGAGTCTGCCAGAGGAGCTTTCTGGCGGTATGCAGCAGCGGGTCGGTTTGGCTCGTGGGTTGGCGACAGACCCTGATGTTTTGCTGATGGACGAAGCCTTTTCTGCTCTAGACCCATTGATCCGTACTGAAATGCAGGATGAGCTTCTTAAACTGCAGGCGAATCAGAAACGGACCATCGTTTTTATCTCTCACGATCTTGATGAGGCGATGCGTATCGGGGATCGCATCGCAATTATGGAAGGAGGTCGAGTTGTCCAGGTTGGCACCCCAGAAGAGATTTTGCAAAACCCGGCAGACGATTATGTGCGCGCCTTTTTCCGAGGGGTTGACCCAACCAATATCCTTACAGCAGGTGACATAGCTGTCGACAATCAAGTCACAATCGTTATTGTTGACGGGAAAAGTCCCCGTGCCGCATTGCAGCGACTGATCAAGAATGACCGTGGCTACGGTTATGTGGTCGATAGCAACCGAACTTTTAAGGGTATTGTATCGACCGATTCGTTGCGTGAAGTGATTGAGCGGCCAGAGTCGGAACAGACAATTCCAAATGCTTACCTTGAAGGCGTTCAACCAGCATCTGTCAACGATTTTATGCAGGATATCCTGCCGGAAATCACCAAGCATCCTTGGCCGTTGCCAGTTCTTGATGACGATGGCAAGTATCTAGGGGCCATTTCCAAAAATCTATTTCTGCGCACCCTTCACCGCAGTGAATCACGACAATGA